Proteins from one Paenibacillus amylolyticus genomic window:
- the spoVAC gene encoding stage V sporulation protein AC: MDEQEYKKIAKKHEPPRPILKNCLKAFLVGGTVCLIGQAIQEAFMAGFDMTSKEASSPTVAVMILISVILTCLGIYDKMAQWAGAGTAVPVTGFANSMCSAALEHRAEGLVLGVGANMFKLAGSVIVFGVVAAFVVGIVYAFLGFGGGHL, encoded by the coding sequence ATGGATGAACAGGAGTACAAAAAAATTGCAAAAAAACATGAGCCGCCTCGTCCAATCCTGAAAAATTGCCTCAAGGCATTTTTGGTTGGGGGTACCGTCTGTTTGATTGGACAGGCCATTCAGGAGGCTTTTATGGCCGGTTTTGACATGACATCCAAGGAGGCTTCCAGTCCTACGGTGGCGGTCATGATTCTCATATCGGTTATTCTAACCTGTCTCGGCATTTACGATAAAATGGCTCAATGGGCAGGAGCGGGAACAGCCGTGCCGGTTACTGGTTTTGCCAATTCCATGTGTTCTGCTGCATTGGAGCATCGTGCGGAAGGACTGGTGCTTGGTGTAGGGGCGAACATGTTTAAACTTGCTGGTTCCGTAATCGTGTTTGGTGTCGTGGCAGCATTCGTTGTCGGGATCGTTTACGCCTTTTTGGGATTTGGAGGTGGGCACCTATGA
- a CDS encoding MoxR family ATPase, producing the protein MPVRKESIQIISAVRSNLESCIMGKSFEIQLLLTALLAGGHVLIEDVPGTGKTQLIKALSKSMRGEYRRIQCNPDILPSDITGVSVFHPKDERFYFRPGPVMTNILLADEINRATTKTQSALLEVMEERSVTVDGDTYDLPHPFMLCATQNPIDFEGTYTLPEAQLDRFMLKISLGYPDKEIEKILLKQHQLGQPVDRLESVTHMDQISAIQQEIKEVFIGDPVMDYLLDVVRQTRSHPSVLLGASPRAAISFMMAVKAYAFLQERDYVLPDDVKTMAPYVISHRIVLRPESRLDSMSSEAVLNAVLQQVRVPVSMGQ; encoded by the coding sequence ATGCCTGTGCGCAAAGAGTCGATCCAAATCATATCCGCAGTTCGTTCGAATCTGGAATCCTGCATTATGGGGAAATCCTTTGAAATTCAACTTTTACTTACAGCTTTGCTTGCAGGCGGGCACGTACTGATTGAAGACGTACCGGGAACTGGAAAAACACAGTTGATTAAGGCACTATCGAAATCCATGCGTGGGGAGTACCGACGCATTCAATGTAATCCTGATATTTTACCTAGTGATATTACGGGCGTATCTGTGTTCCATCCTAAGGATGAGCGTTTTTATTTCCGGCCAGGTCCGGTTATGACCAACATTTTGCTGGCTGATGAGATTAACCGTGCCACAACAAAAACCCAATCGGCTCTGCTCGAAGTTATGGAGGAGCGCAGCGTAACCGTTGATGGCGATACGTATGATCTGCCACATCCGTTCATGCTCTGTGCAACTCAGAATCCGATTGATTTTGAAGGTACGTATACACTGCCGGAAGCACAGCTCGACCGGTTTATGTTGAAAATAAGTCTTGGTTATCCGGACAAGGAAATTGAGAAAATCCTGTTGAAGCAGCATCAGTTGGGTCAGCCTGTAGATCGCCTTGAGTCCGTGACCCATATGGACCAGATCTCGGCAATTCAGCAGGAGATTAAAGAGGTCTTTATCGGCGATCCGGTTATGGACTATTTGCTGGATGTTGTACGTCAAACCCGCTCCCACCCATCGGTACTGCTGGGTGCCAGCCCACGGGCAGCCATATCGTTCATGATGGCCGTAAAGGCCTATGCTTTCTTGCAGGAACGTGATTATGTGCTGCCGGATGATGTGAAAACGATGGCCCCTTATGTGATCTCTCATCGTATTGTGCTTCGTCCCGAATCGAGACTGGACAGTATGAGTTCCGAGGCCGTTCTGAATGCTGTACTCCAACAAGTACGCGTGCCCGTCTCCATGGGGCAATAG
- a CDS encoding DUF58 domain-containing protein: MVWMCCLAYVLFQGGKTSLMLLSMVTLLCVYLAIAGFSGVRRAQGVRKLSSGPDHEELLHAGDQVQVQLRLTIPGFLPLPYVVVREMLHRHNGESWSFKESLIPNMRGNGELSFQTPPLERGKYVFSETECASEDIFGLIEHRGKFKAMGEFRVLPRTVFIPYWQLYDRKSRLSGPQTALTRSRRETTQINGVRDYVYGDRLSRIHWNATAKTGNWKSKEFEHESVPKTILVLDALASSYEHGDAFEIAVSTAASLLEYGARERMGMGLLTLSDETSFMAPSESLLERQKMMHHLVDIQYNGQDTHLLPGVERIARQLPQGAYFVVISPQKDEKILELLRWADTRGMTPCHILIDTSESRRSAEWNAMLRGRGTRSFTVSHLQELPTVMGEVLYEYKRK, translated from the coding sequence ATGGTGTGGATGTGCTGTCTGGCTTATGTTTTGTTTCAGGGCGGGAAGACCTCCCTTATGCTGCTGTCAATGGTGACCCTGCTTTGTGTGTATCTTGCCATTGCTGGATTCAGCGGGGTAAGACGTGCGCAAGGCGTGCGTAAGTTATCTTCTGGCCCGGACCACGAAGAATTACTGCATGCGGGTGACCAGGTTCAAGTACAGCTGCGTCTGACAATTCCGGGATTTCTCCCGCTTCCCTATGTGGTTGTGCGTGAAATGCTGCATCGGCATAATGGAGAATCGTGGTCGTTCAAGGAAAGCTTGATTCCGAATATGCGAGGGAATGGCGAGTTATCTTTCCAGACACCGCCACTGGAGCGGGGAAAGTATGTTTTTTCAGAAACGGAATGTGCCAGCGAGGACATCTTTGGACTGATTGAACATCGGGGAAAGTTCAAGGCCATGGGTGAGTTTCGCGTCCTGCCAAGAACGGTATTTATTCCGTATTGGCAGCTCTACGACCGCAAATCACGGTTATCCGGCCCTCAGACGGCGTTAACCCGTTCGCGGAGAGAGACCACTCAGATCAATGGTGTGCGCGACTACGTATACGGAGATCGACTTTCCCGTATTCACTGGAATGCAACAGCAAAGACAGGGAACTGGAAGTCCAAGGAGTTTGAACATGAGTCTGTGCCGAAAACCATTCTGGTTCTGGATGCGCTGGCATCAAGTTATGAACATGGGGATGCATTTGAAATTGCCGTGTCCACGGCTGCCTCTCTGCTGGAGTATGGTGCCAGGGAACGAATGGGGATGGGATTGCTGACATTGTCAGACGAGACATCCTTCATGGCTCCCAGTGAAAGTCTGCTGGAACGACAGAAGATGATGCATCATCTGGTAGATATTCAATACAACGGTCAGGATACACATCTGTTGCCTGGCGTGGAAAGAATCGCACGTCAATTGCCTCAGGGAGCTTACTTTGTTGTGATCTCTCCCCAGAAGGATGAAAAAATATTGGAACTGTTGCGCTGGGCAGATACACGGGGCATGACACCATGTCATATTCTGATTGATACCAGTGAATCCCGCCGGAGTGCGGAGTGGAATGCCATGTTGCGTGGAAGAGGCACGAGGTCATTCACGGTTTCTCACTTGCAGGAGCTTCCAACGGTGATGGGGGAGGTTCTGTATGAGTACAAAAGGAAATGA
- a CDS encoding transglutaminase domain-containing protein: MSTKGNESVAGKRSWYHVASLLWIFLIGMQWISFTQESWYTETTSLVLWTLAAVSVLEVILPFKTIYRAIIKAIVVGYILHKTLIDYTVYIPYGSLTDRAEQFILHMTPYIWFSLCAWVMLEAALRLVTTTRRILVFLGVNIISMGILDSFTQIPLWIEIAWVMFAGMGWLVCQHFRNYQLQYPQGWKRIIRYPYKILANIAIIFSLIIVASVNMPEIPPTLTDPYTAWRNYTGTSTSQAGNGNLDIPAATESGYSREDNQLGGGFNFDYTPVMSVTTNERSYWRGETRAEYTGTGWDDRGRGATENVVAGQPLENEESGNVNTKQVIQNVTMLNDNVYPILFGAYSISEVSSINGEDRTERMLWNAEQAELHVVTDRQQPQYPKTYTIVSEAPVIVEDELRTKSFEDLYNSNPADDMYLQLPSRFPDRVSNLAAEITASANTPYEKVALLQNYLQTNFEYTNNPDLSRKVSSDFVEGFLFDIMEGYCDYFSTALVMMARSEGIPARWVKGYAPGQLSLNSDMQAPRQPGAEIETTYTVTNADAHSWAEVYFGEYGWIPVEATPGFDMPLLTEQPDVQPVDEPEEQPEEEPVQEEEQTPAPEQTTSAIPTFVIWTAGAIIVLWIAYMFWRNRFSMRFFLLRLRTGGPLTPKQKVVAETDRWIHYVKRKGLTRSGDETLRESVTRWSQAKPAAEATLHELLTKFEQTRYSPASVKADDWKAVYQTALKLRKELKAERA; this comes from the coding sequence ATGAGTACAAAAGGAAATGAAAGTGTTGCAGGCAAACGATCCTGGTATCATGTAGCGTCATTGCTCTGGATTTTCCTCATTGGAATGCAGTGGATATCATTTACGCAGGAATCGTGGTACACGGAAACGACTTCTCTGGTGTTATGGACACTTGCAGCGGTCAGCGTGCTGGAGGTCATTCTGCCCTTCAAAACGATATATCGGGCGATCATTAAGGCGATTGTCGTTGGTTACATTTTGCATAAAACATTAATTGACTACACGGTGTATATCCCTTATGGATCTTTAACAGACCGAGCGGAGCAATTCATATTGCATATGACGCCCTACATCTGGTTCTCCCTGTGTGCATGGGTGATGCTTGAAGCTGCGCTTCGACTCGTAACCACCACACGCCGTATTCTTGTTTTTCTGGGTGTCAACATCATTTCGATGGGAATTCTCGATTCGTTCACCCAGATTCCACTCTGGATTGAAATCGCCTGGGTCATGTTTGCGGGGATGGGATGGCTCGTATGCCAGCATTTCCGTAACTATCAGCTACAGTATCCGCAAGGTTGGAAACGAATCATCCGTTATCCTTATAAAATCCTGGCCAATATTGCCATTATTTTTTCTTTGATTATTGTAGCCAGCGTCAATATGCCGGAGATTCCACCCACCTTGACGGACCCTTATACGGCTTGGCGTAATTATACCGGAACTTCCACAAGTCAGGCTGGTAACGGTAACCTTGATATTCCGGCCGCTACCGAATCGGGATACAGCAGGGAAGACAATCAGCTCGGTGGAGGATTTAACTTCGACTACACCCCTGTCATGTCTGTCACGACCAATGAACGCAGTTACTGGCGCGGTGAGACTCGTGCAGAGTATACAGGCACAGGCTGGGATGACCGTGGACGGGGTGCGACAGAGAATGTTGTAGCCGGACAGCCCTTGGAGAACGAGGAATCCGGAAATGTGAATACCAAACAAGTGATTCAGAATGTAACCATGCTGAATGACAATGTCTATCCCATTCTTTTTGGGGCGTATTCGATCTCGGAAGTGAGCTCGATTAACGGTGAGGACAGAACGGAACGGATGCTGTGGAATGCCGAACAGGCAGAACTGCATGTGGTGACAGACCGTCAACAGCCGCAGTATCCCAAGACATACACGATCGTATCCGAAGCTCCTGTGATTGTGGAAGATGAGCTGCGTACAAAGTCTTTTGAAGATCTGTACAACAGTAATCCGGCAGATGATATGTATTTGCAGTTACCCTCCCGTTTCCCGGACCGGGTCTCGAATCTGGCAGCCGAGATAACGGCATCTGCGAATACGCCGTATGAAAAAGTGGCATTACTGCAAAACTATTTACAAACTAATTTTGAATACACGAACAATCCGGATTTATCCCGAAAAGTAAGCAGTGACTTTGTGGAAGGATTCCTGTTTGATATTATGGAAGGCTACTGTGACTACTTCTCCACTGCGCTGGTGATGATGGCGCGCTCGGAAGGCATTCCTGCACGGTGGGTTAAAGGTTATGCGCCTGGACAACTGTCCCTGAATTCGGACATGCAGGCTCCGCGTCAACCTGGCGCGGAGATTGAGACGACCTACACCGTTACCAATGCAGATGCACATTCCTGGGCTGAGGTCTACTTCGGTGAGTATGGCTGGATTCCTGTTGAAGCAACACCGGGCTTTGATATGCCGCTGCTCACGGAACAGCCTGATGTACAGCCTGTAGATGAGCCTGAAGAACAGCCAGAAGAGGAGCCGGTACAAGAGGAAGAACAGACCCCTGCACCTGAGCAGACCACTTCTGCCATCCCGACTTTTGTCATCTGGACTGCAGGAGCCATCATTGTATTGTGGATAGCATATATGTTCTGGCGTAATCGCTTCTCCATGCGATTCTTCCTGCTCCGTCTGCGGACAGGCGGACCGCTCACCCCTAAACAGAAGGTAGTGGCGGAGACCGATCGTTGGATTCATTATGTGAAACGCAAAGGGCTTACCCGGAGCGGAGACGAAACACTTCGTGAATCGGTAACTCGCTGGAGCCAGGCCAAACCTGCTGCAGAAGCCACATTGCATGAGCTTCTCACGAAGTTTGAACAGACACGCTACAGTCCGGCGTCCGTAAAAGCCGACGACTGGAAGGCCGTCTATCAGACTGCCTTGAAGCTGCGGAAGGAACTGAAAGCGGAACGGGCATAG
- a CDS encoding YqeG family HAD IIIA-type phosphatase, with product MFKMLMPKLRVDTVFDINLEELYAQGYRGIITDLDNTLVGAKAPDATPELIEWFARVKEAGFKLMIVSNNNLNRVSLFATPLDIQFVHSARKPSNVPFRRAMKMMELSPENTIVVGDQMLTDVYGGNRMGLYTVLVLPISIADEGFMTRFNRRVERIALTSLRRKGLWLEEEKKK from the coding sequence TTGTTTAAAATGTTAATGCCCAAGCTGCGTGTCGACACGGTTTTTGACATTAATCTGGAAGAGCTGTACGCTCAAGGCTACCGTGGAATTATAACTGATCTGGACAACACACTCGTTGGAGCCAAAGCCCCTGACGCTACACCCGAACTGATTGAATGGTTTGCGCGTGTGAAAGAGGCGGGTTTCAAGCTGATGATTGTGTCCAATAACAATTTGAATCGTGTATCCCTGTTTGCGACCCCGCTGGATATCCAGTTTGTGCATAGTGCACGCAAACCATCGAATGTACCGTTTCGTAGAGCAATGAAAATGATGGAGTTATCTCCTGAAAACACGATTGTGGTAGGCGATCAGATGCTTACGGACGTCTATGGAGGGAACCGAATGGGGTTATATACCGTTCTGGTATTGCCAATCTCCATTGCGGACGAAGGCTTTATGACCCGCTTCAATCGGCGCGTGGAACGGATTGCTCTAACGAGTTTACGCAGGAAAGGCTTATGGCTTGAGGAGGAAAAGAAGAAATGA
- the yqeH gene encoding ribosome biogenesis GTPase YqeH produces MTEPHNGNLAVRCSGCGVHLQTENSELPGFIPEKALDREPVICQRCFRIKNYNESSSVTVDQDEFLALLSKIGDKDALVIHIVDLFDFDGSIISGLQRFVGNNPVLLAVNKTDLLPKVTNWNKVRNWVQKQAKEQGLRTVDVVLCSAKQNQGFDRLLELVGTYREDRDVYVVGGTNVGKSTLINRLIRDYSDLEQELTTSRYPGTTLDMVNIPLDDGKYIIDTPGIVYPWRFSEIVSRKDLAAIMPEKPLKPAVYQLNSGQTLFFGGMARFDFVEGDRQSFTCFISTALDIHRTKLERADDLYRDHLGELLSPPTRENAAEMAEWTRHEFRIKRGSQSDVFISGLGWIKVNGDIGALVAVHAPKGIRVQIRPSLI; encoded by the coding sequence ATGACAGAACCGCATAACGGCAATCTTGCCGTAAGGTGCAGCGGATGCGGCGTGCATCTGCAAACAGAAAATTCGGAATTGCCAGGGTTTATCCCGGAGAAGGCACTGGATCGTGAACCGGTTATATGCCAGCGCTGTTTCCGCATCAAAAACTACAATGAGTCATCATCCGTTACGGTGGATCAGGACGAGTTCCTGGCTCTGCTTAGCAAAATCGGGGATAAGGATGCACTTGTCATCCATATCGTTGATTTGTTTGACTTTGATGGCAGTATTATCTCCGGTCTGCAACGTTTTGTAGGCAACAATCCCGTATTGCTTGCTGTAAATAAAACGGATTTGCTTCCCAAAGTAACCAACTGGAACAAGGTTCGCAACTGGGTACAAAAGCAAGCCAAAGAACAGGGTTTACGTACGGTTGATGTCGTCTTGTGCAGTGCAAAGCAAAATCAGGGCTTCGACCGACTGCTTGAGCTTGTGGGAACGTATCGCGAAGATCGTGACGTGTATGTAGTTGGTGGTACGAATGTAGGCAAATCCACATTGATTAACCGCCTGATCCGTGATTACAGCGATCTGGAGCAGGAACTGACCACATCCCGTTATCCGGGCACCACACTGGATATGGTGAACATTCCGCTGGATGATGGGAAATATATTATTGATACGCCTGGAATCGTGTATCCATGGCGGTTCAGCGAGATTGTTTCACGTAAGGATCTGGCCGCCATCATGCCTGAAAAACCGCTTAAACCGGCTGTGTATCAGTTGAATTCAGGACAGACGCTGTTCTTCGGCGGTATGGCTCGATTCGACTTTGTGGAAGGTGATCGCCAGTCGTTCACTTGTTTCATCAGCACGGCACTTGATATTCACCGGACGAAGCTGGAGCGTGCAGATGATCTGTACCGCGACCACCTGGGAGAATTGTTATCTCCGCCAACCCGTGAGAATGCAGCAGAGATGGCTGAATGGACCAGACATGAATTCCGCATCAAACGCGGCAGTCAATCGGATGTGTTCATCTCCGGTTTGGGCTGGATTAAGGTCAATGGTGATATTGGAGCGCTGGTTGCTGTTCATGCTCCAAAAGGCATTCGTGTACAGATCCGTCCATCGTTGATCTAA
- the yhbY gene encoding ribosome assembly RNA-binding protein YhbY, with protein MLNGKQKRFLRSQAHHLTPVFQIGKGGTNEHLFRHIEDAIEKRELMKVQVLNNNDDDRKEMAEEVARETGSELVQLIGNTIILYKESRDNKQIELPR; from the coding sequence ATGTTAAACGGTAAACAAAAGCGCTTTTTGCGGTCACAGGCACATCACCTGACCCCTGTATTTCAGATTGGTAAAGGTGGAACGAATGAGCACCTGTTCCGTCACATTGAAGATGCGATAGAGAAGCGCGAATTGATGAAAGTGCAAGTGCTCAACAACAATGATGATGACAGAAAAGAGATGGCTGAAGAAGTTGCCCGTGAAACGGGGAGTGAGCTTGTACAACTCATCGGTAACACAATCATCCTGTACAAAGAATCGCGCGATAACAAACAAATCGAACTACCTAGATAA
- a CDS encoding nicotinate-nucleotide adenylyltransferase, producing MKIGIMGGTFDPIHMGHLLAAEAARDSHALDEIWFMPSHVPPHKRGAGASGQQRLDMTEAAVKGVQQYEVLGIEMELGGVSYTIDTMKELWRRHPEHEFYFIIGADMVNYLPKWEQIEELAERLTFIGVGRPGFQLHLDDLPDELQDRVLLAEMPLVDISSTAVRRRLAKGHSVRFMIPDEVHQYIVRSGLYGTKP from the coding sequence GTGAAGATCGGCATCATGGGTGGTACGTTTGATCCGATCCATATGGGACACCTCCTGGCAGCTGAAGCGGCAAGGGATTCGCATGCACTGGATGAGATCTGGTTCATGCCTTCCCATGTTCCCCCTCACAAACGCGGAGCCGGAGCTTCGGGACAGCAACGTCTCGATATGACGGAAGCGGCTGTGAAGGGTGTTCAGCAATATGAGGTGCTGGGTATCGAGATGGAACTGGGCGGAGTGTCTTATACAATCGATACGATGAAGGAACTGTGGCGTCGCCACCCTGAACATGAATTTTATTTCATTATTGGGGCGGACATGGTGAACTATCTTCCCAAATGGGAGCAGATTGAAGAACTCGCCGAACGGCTAACCTTTATCGGGGTTGGTCGGCCAGGCTTTCAGTTACATCTGGATGATCTTCCAGACGAGTTACAGGATCGGGTCCTGCTGGCCGAGATGCCCCTGGTTGATATTTCATCGACAGCCGTTCGCAGACGTCTTGCCAAAGGACATTCGGTACGCTTCATGATTCCTGATGAGGTGCATCAATACATTGTAAGGAGCGGTTTATATGGCACTAAGCCGTGA
- the yqeK gene encoding bis(5'-nucleosyl)-tetraphosphatase (symmetrical) YqeK, which produces MALSRDELIQAVSGQMPEKRWKHTLGVMESAVMLAEKYGADPVKADVAAILHDVAKYWPVAEMEKVIRDNGLNQELLQHDKQLWHSEVGAFVAKRDYGVEDSEIVNAIRWHTSGRAGMSLLDKVVCLADYIEPGRDFPGVDHIREQAEHSLEEGLIAGFDSTISLLISQRRVIYPLTVLSRNDLITQL; this is translated from the coding sequence ATGGCACTAAGCCGTGATGAATTGATTCAGGCCGTATCCGGACAAATGCCGGAAAAACGCTGGAAGCATACACTGGGCGTGATGGAATCGGCCGTGATGCTGGCTGAAAAATATGGTGCTGACCCTGTAAAAGCAGATGTCGCAGCGATATTGCATGATGTGGCAAAATACTGGCCCGTGGCAGAGATGGAAAAAGTCATCCGCGATAACGGATTAAACCAGGAACTTTTACAGCATGATAAACAGCTCTGGCATTCGGAAGTCGGTGCTTTTGTAGCCAAGCGTGATTACGGTGTGGAAGATTCCGAAATTGTTAATGCCATCCGGTGGCATACCTCGGGTCGGGCAGGCATGAGCCTGCTGGACAAAGTGGTATGTCTTGCCGATTATATTGAACCGGGACGCGATTTCCCGGGAGTGGATCACATTCGTGAGCAGGCTGAACATAGTCTGGAGGAAGGATTAATTGCCGGATTCGATTCGACGATCAGCTTGCTGATCTCGCAGCGTCGTGTGATTTATCCATTGACCGTGTTGTCGCGCAATGACTTGATTACTCAACTATAG
- the rsfS gene encoding ribosome silencing factor, translated as MSVSSKELMNMAVAAADDKKASNIVALDLINVSLVADYFVICHGNSDTQVQAIATEIRKQAHAAGATIKGIEGLDSARWVLMDMGDVVVHIFHRDEREYYNIERLWSDAKVVETV; from the coding sequence ATGTCAGTATCATCGAAAGAACTTATGAATATGGCGGTTGCTGCCGCTGACGACAAAAAGGCATCCAATATTGTAGCGTTGGATCTGATTAATGTTTCCCTGGTGGCGGACTATTTTGTTATCTGTCACGGGAATTCCGATACACAGGTACAGGCCATCGCCACTGAAATTCGCAAACAGGCTCATGCAGCCGGAGCGACGATCAAAGGTATCGAAGGTTTGGATTCCGCACGTTGGGTGCTGATGGACATGGGCGATGTTGTTGTTCATATCTTCCACCGCGACGAGCGTGAATACTACAACATTGAACGTCTATGGTCAGATGCCAAAGTGGTGGAAACGGTATGA
- a CDS encoding class I SAM-dependent methyltransferase, with protein MSYRKFAYVYDELMEDMPYPDWIRFARTAWEKHGMPKSVAELGCGTGSITIPLVNSGFEVTGIDLSADMLSVARSKMEATPQGHRLYREGSVRWVQQDMRDWRVPEPVDSVISFCDCFNYLLEQEDVVRTFQRTYEMLKPEGTFLFDVHHPNTLIRYDEEQPFVLDERSVSYIWTCDLDQDRCEIEHHLSIFSRVDDGSKDIYQRFEEVHVQRAYNPDWMKLELSKAGFRDVKVYADFEWKEAGDSAQRLFYVAVK; from the coding sequence ATGTCTTACCGGAAATTTGCCTATGTCTATGATGAATTAATGGAAGATATGCCTTATCCGGACTGGATAAGGTTTGCAAGAACAGCGTGGGAAAAGCATGGAATGCCCAAAAGTGTCGCTGAACTTGGTTGTGGAACGGGCTCCATTACGATCCCGCTCGTGAACTCCGGTTTCGAAGTTACAGGCATTGACCTCTCAGCAGATATGCTGTCGGTTGCGCGCAGCAAGATGGAGGCTACGCCCCAAGGCCATCGCTTGTATCGGGAAGGCAGCGTACGTTGGGTGCAGCAGGATATGAGAGACTGGCGAGTGCCGGAACCTGTGGATTCGGTGATATCCTTCTGTGATTGCTTCAATTATCTGCTTGAACAAGAAGATGTGGTTCGAACATTCCAGCGGACATATGAAATGCTGAAGCCGGAGGGAACGTTTTTGTTTGATGTGCATCATCCCAATACCCTTATCCGTTATGATGAAGAGCAGCCTTTTGTGCTGGATGAGCGCTCTGTGTCGTATATCTGGACTTGTGATCTGGACCAGGATCGCTGTGAGATTGAGCATCATCTCAGTATTTTTTCGCGTGTGGATGATGGTAGCAAGGATATATATCAGCGGTTTGAAGAAGTTCATGTCCAGCGTGCATATAACCCGGACTGGATGAAGCTGGAGTTATCCAAGGCAGGTTTTAGAGATGTGAAGGTATATGCGGATTTTGAATGGAAAGAGGCCGGAGACAGCGCACAGCGCTTGTTCTACGTTGCTGTGAAATAA
- a CDS encoding aminoglycoside phosphotransferase family protein, whose translation MESTYKTRLTSEQLDVIIEQHLSASIQDYKEMVDGWANQAYLITLSDTRRVVLKIAPSASTNLMRCEQDLMIAEVEVLRLIRELKDVPVPQVLAYDDSLILAPARYFIMEYMYGAPYNQVKDQYSAEEQEAIEQQLGRYNRRINEIKGEKFGYFSEQRQRYSTWKEAFMNLMEDVLADGEEAGITFSMGYPELRRLIEEKSDVLDDVKEPVLISWDLWDGNILVDKGRITAIIDFERSLWADPLMEHYFSHFNYTPGFVKGYGHAITTPSELKRRSLYDLYFDLVLRIECAYRQYDHQEHVDSTIHNLEEGIERFRLS comes from the coding sequence GTGGAAAGTACCTATAAAACAAGACTTACGTCAGAACAACTGGATGTCATAATAGAGCAGCATCTCTCTGCAAGTATACAGGACTACAAGGAAATGGTGGATGGCTGGGCCAACCAGGCATATCTCATTACATTGAGTGACACCCGGCGAGTGGTACTCAAAATTGCCCCTTCGGCTTCCACCAATCTGATGCGCTGTGAGCAGGATCTGATGATTGCAGAGGTTGAGGTACTGCGTCTCATCCGTGAGTTGAAGGATGTTCCCGTTCCCCAAGTGCTGGCTTATGATGATTCGTTAATCTTAGCTCCAGCGCGTTATTTCATCATGGAGTACATGTACGGAGCACCCTATAATCAGGTCAAGGATCAGTATTCTGCGGAAGAGCAGGAAGCCATAGAACAACAACTGGGGCGTTACAATCGTCGAATCAATGAAATCAAGGGTGAGAAGTTTGGTTATTTCTCGGAGCAAAGACAGCGTTATTCCACATGGAAAGAAGCCTTTATGAACCTGATGGAAGACGTTCTTGCCGACGGGGAAGAAGCCGGGATTACATTTTCGATGGGTTACCCTGAATTGAGACGCTTGATTGAAGAAAAATCGGATGTGCTGGACGATGTAAAGGAACCTGTGCTTATCAGTTGGGATCTGTGGGATGGCAATATTCTAGTCGACAAAGGTCGCATCACAGCAATTATTGATTTTGAACGTTCACTGTGGGCAGATCCGCTGATGGAGCATTATTTCAGTCATTTTAACTACACCCCCGGTTTTGTGAAAGGTTACGGGCATGCGATTACCACCCCAAGTGAGCTGAAAAGAAGAAGTCTCTATGACTTGTACTTTGATTTGGTGCTGCGCATTGAGTGCGCTTATCGCCAATATGATCATCAGGAACATGTGGATTCGACCATTCATAACCTGGAGGAAGGCATCGAGAGGTTTCGGCTATCCTGA